CTTCAGCgtgagccccttccccaggcatcgatgcctctgccagcagcaagtCCTGGCTGGCAGCCAGCGGGGGTGTCCCAGCCAGACCAGCGCTGACCACACCAGGGCTTCCCACGGCTCCCACCTCTCCCGgtgtgggcaggagcagctccgaGCAGAGGGTCTCCATCTCCCTGCCGGCACCCTCTGACACAGTCACTGCTGCGCTCATTGCCCCCGGGCACTGCCTCGGCGCTGGGCTGGATGACCTCTCaatctgaaacagaagaaagtaCTTCAAATGAGGGACACCTCAGAGCCCATGAGGATTTTGGGGAGCGGCCAGTATCGTGGCAGGGTATTTCAATCCTGGCTCTTTTCCGCCGTGCCCCAAGCAGGCTGCTGGCAAGTCCTCCGTCACGGGGTAGACAAGAGTGCAAGGACACCTGTACGTTCTCCCCGAGCCCAACATCCAGGGCTTGCTCGCTGGGTCcggccgggccggccccgcaGCCCACCCTCAGAGCCATGCCCAGgctccaggcagcaggcagccccaCGCGTGCCGCCAGGccaggctcccccagcccctcgccTTCCACCCCGCGCTGTCCccggcacccccagcccctcacccagGCTGTTCCcggccctcccagcccctcactcCTCAGCCCGAGCTGTCCCCGGGTGTCCTCAGCCTCTCGCCCCTTACCCGGGGCTGTCACCGAAGTCGCCTCAtcccgggctgtccccgccGGCCCGGGCCCCCCTGCCCCGGCACATCTCGGTGGTAGCGGCGGGAGCGCCGCCCTTTGTGCCTCTCGCGCAGCCGCTCTGCCCGGCGCGGCCGGCCCCGCTCTATGGTGCGGCCGGAAGCGGCGCGGGCGGGAGCGGAAGCGGCGCGGTGCAGGTGAGCtgcggcggcggcaccggcaccggctGGAGCGGGGGCGAGAGCGGCGCGGATCCTCCGCGGAGTGGCCGGGGCTGGGCCTCTGCTGCGGGGAAGGCCGGTGCGGATCCGgtgcgggggggggggggggctgcgGGACCCTGCCCAAGGGACGCTGTGCCCGGGTAAGGAGGAAGGTCATGCCTTATTCTAGCGGAGGTGGGATTCTGTACCTGAGAGAGCAGAGTGTGCCTCTGTGTCTGGCGGGGAAGGCTCCCCTCGATCTCAATACATGACAGACCTGCGGAGGGAGGTGGAGAAGCTTCAGGCCCCCGGAGCATGCGGCTGTAATCTAGACATGCAGGTGTGCCTTCTACCACCGTCGTGAGCCCGTTCTCAGCAGCAAAGACCCGGCTCTTGGCTCGGCCTGGGGATGTGCTTCAGCTTTTTCAAACGATAACCCTTAAATAATTGCTGTGCTCATGATTCCTGGCTGTTCGGATAATAAAACTCTGTAAAACTCTGGCCTTGTTGTCTTGACTGAAGAAGCTACAGATGCTCCTGTGCTTCTTCAAGAGCCTCCTGGCCCCCTCCTTCTTGGCTCACCCAGTGGCCCGCAGAGAGGGAGAAGgttcctgcagccagcaggaacaCTTGGAATAAGCACAGATGTGGGAAATCCAAACGTTCCAGGCACCCCTTCAACTTGAGACCTGTCCATGATAAAGGGCAGGGAACTGTGGGTGATCTGTTGTATTCCTTGCTACCATTCAGTCTTTCCTCACAGGTTTGTTCCCGGAGTGCAGAAACAATGCTGTGGAAAGGAGCTGCCTAACCGCTGCCTAACCTCCCACAATGCCTCTTTCTGACTTTGTCTCAGCACTGAAGGACAACCCATATTTCGGGGCTGGGTTTGGCCTCGTTGGGGTGGGCACAATCCTGGCAGCAGCCCGTAAGGGGGCCCAGTTTGGGCTGGTGGCTTTCAGGCGCCACTATATGATCACCTTGGAGGTGCCCAGCAAGGATAAGAGCTACCAATGGCTGCTGAACTGGGTCTCCCACCACGCCAAGCATACGCAGCACCTCAGTGTTGAGACATCATACCTGCAGCATGAAAGCGGGCGTGTCAGCACCAAGTTTGACTTTGTCCCCAGCCTCGGGAATCATTTCATCTGGTAAGGGAGGGTAGGGGAAAGCAGTTTGGGGGGCTCACTTTTGCAAGTTGGGGGGCCTGTAGAGGCAGTGGAGAGGGTCCTTCTTCCTCTCTGGGTCTGGGTTAGGGCAGGAGATGAAGAATAGCAAGAGCAGCCTGTACTCAGCAGTGAAATTATGTGCTTACATGAGATGAGTGTTCTTGATGCATGAACCAGGTGAGGCGCAGCTGAGTGATGCTGGATCACTGTACACCCAGCTGTCTTCCTGCCCCAGGTACCGCAGGAAGTGGATTCGCATCGAGCGCAGCCGGGAGACGCAGATGCTTGACCTGAACACAGGGACCCCCTGGGAGTCCGTCACCTTCACTGCGCTGGGCACTGACCGGGAGATCTTCTTCAATATCCTTGAGGAAGGTCTGTAGGGGAACTGTGTGGGGTCCTGCTGGGAACAGCCTACTCCCTGGAGATGCCCAGGGCTTCACGGGAGATcctcttccctggcagctgtcccctctgcctctctgcagcccgGGAGCTGgcgctgcagcagcaggaggggaagacAATCATGTACACGGCCGTGGGAGCAGAGTGGCGTCAGTTCGGCttcccccgccgccgccggcccctcAGCTCCGTGGTGCTGGAGGAAGGCGTGTCAGAGAGGCTGGTTCAGGACGTGAAGGAGTTCATCAGCAACTCCAAGTGGTACACTGAAAGAGGCAAGGCTCTGGTGTGGTGTGCTCTGTacagggtgggatggggcaggatgCTCATGGTCCTCTCTGGAACTGGCTGTGGAgagatttttccctgctgcttacCTTCCCCAGGTAAGCAGCAGGGAaagatttttccctgctgcttacCTTCCCCTCTTTAcgtgctcagcacagcaccacaGCTTGGAGGTGAGCACAGAACAATCCAAGTGGTTACCTTAAAAGAACACTGTTTTCGTAGGGATCCCTTACCGAAGAGGCTACCTGCTTTATGGTCCTCCTGGatgtgggaaaagcagcttcatGTGAGTATTGTCAGCTCTCTGATCTGGGCCACAGCAGTCTTGGATGAGAGGGTGTGGATGAGCTTGGGTTTGGAATAGAGGAGTGGGCTGTGCCTTATGTGTGGTGCCTA
This genomic interval from Motacilla alba alba isolate MOTALB_02 chromosome 7, Motacilla_alba_V1.0_pri, whole genome shotgun sequence contains the following:
- the LOC119703371 gene encoding mitochondrial chaperone BCS1 gives rise to the protein MPLSDFVSALKDNPYFGAGFGLVGVGTILAAARKGAQFGLVAFRRHYMITLEVPSKDKSYQWLLNWVSHHAKHTQHLSVETSYLQHESGRVSTKFDFVPSLGNHFIWYRRKWIRIERSRETQMLDLNTGTPWESVTFTALGTDREIFFNILEEARELALQQQEGKTIMYTAVGAEWRQFGFPRRRRPLSSVVLEEGVSERLVQDVKEFISNSKWYTERGIPYRRGYLLYGPPGCGKSSFITALAGELEYSICLLSLSDHSLSDDRLNHLLSVAPQQSIILLEDVDAAFVSRDLAAENPAVYQGMGRLTFSGLLNALDGVASTEARIVFMTTNYVDRLDPALVRPGRVDVKQYVGHCSRWQLACMFQRFYPEQPPAAAQRFAEQALAVSKQISAAQVQGHFMLYKTDPEGATSNISSSLL